The following coding sequences lie in one Maribacter forsetii DSM 18668 genomic window:
- a CDS encoding SusC/RagA family TonB-linked outer membrane protein yields MRTKLNGLLTLLLALVVHISFAQQKTVSGTVTDQGGLPLPGVNIVVEGTTTGTQTDFDGNYSIMASQGETLLFTYIGQKAVRKSVGAGSTVSVQMEEDAQALEEVVVTAQGIKREKKALGFAVSSVDEEDLESRSEGDVARVLSGKASGVQITAAGGMSGSATNVVVRGLSSFSGSNQALFVVDGVPFSSDTNAQDTNGSGSNFLTGNTGSSRFLDLDPNNIAKIEVLKGLAAATLYGSQGKNGVILITTKAGSAVGGKKKTEITVNQSYFVNEFASLPDYQDEYGNGFDQAFGWFFSNWGPSFEESGLSGWGRQSAIDANGTLEHPYSTTAVASTREAFPEFQGARYDWKPYDSVEDYFKPGSVSSTSVNINGASEDGNTTFNANFGYLDDESFIPGNGLTRANVSLGGRSKLSNKFTVSGAMNYSRTDYNSPPIAASEGNGTTGLSIFGNIYFTPRSVDLLGLPYQNPIDGSSVYYRNGNDIINPRWTANNAKYSQLTTRVFWNASVQYDINDNLNMTYRAGLDYYNERNEQYSNKGGVEFTSAIFGFLNTYDNNNTIWDHYLALNGNYDLSEKLGMSFNVGATTRSTTFDQSGVASTGQIVFDIQRHFNYANQSPIQYTEKRNIAGLLGQVTLDYDNMLFFTASTRTDWVSNLTTENNSQTYPSASASFLPTAAWPGIKSEKGLNFLKLRAGLGQSATFPTAYPTISVVEQNTQVYGEGGEVTTNQVAGFKANPDLKPELLSEFEVGFESKFFSNRVSLDFTYFDRTTKDLIVREPLSPSTGFTFTQSNVGKIEGDGIEIDLGVDWIRSDEASGFNWNTRANFTKNKFIVTEQEQDIIIYAGSSTLSVGGNAAIKGEQLGVIVGDAIARDADGNFLVDDGGDYVTTEVDANGNVPIIGNPNPDYIMNIINSLSYKNWNLGFQISHTKGGDIVSNTIGTLLGRGLITETLDRENTYILPGVSQSTGEVNNKQINNSTYYFNNILFGPTELKVYDASVVRLQELSLGYTFPAKALERTPFGSLTITAQGFNLWYDAYNTPEGANFDPNIQGAGVGNSQGFDFINGPSSRRYGVSIKASF; encoded by the coding sequence ATGAGAACAAAACTAAATGGATTGTTAACGCTACTTTTAGCGTTAGTTGTGCATATTTCTTTTGCACAGCAAAAAACAGTTTCCGGTACGGTTACTGATCAGGGAGGGCTACCTTTGCCCGGGGTTAACATTGTAGTTGAAGGTACCACCACTGGTACACAAACAGATTTTGATGGTAACTACTCTATTATGGCCTCTCAAGGCGAAACATTATTATTTACTTACATCGGTCAAAAAGCTGTGAGAAAATCGGTTGGTGCCGGTAGCACAGTAAGCGTTCAGATGGAAGAAGATGCTCAAGCCCTTGAAGAAGTGGTTGTTACCGCTCAAGGTATTAAGCGTGAGAAAAAAGCTTTAGGTTTTGCAGTTTCATCTGTAGACGAAGAAGATTTAGAATCCCGTTCAGAAGGAGATGTTGCGCGTGTTTTATCAGGTAAAGCATCTGGTGTACAGATTACTGCTGCAGGTGGTATGTCTGGTTCTGCAACTAACGTTGTGGTAAGGGGTTTAAGTTCCTTTAGTGGAAGTAACCAAGCCCTTTTTGTTGTTGATGGTGTACCTTTTAGTAGTGATACTAATGCCCAAGACACTAATGGTAGTGGTTCTAACTTCTTAACTGGTAACACTGGTTCTTCTAGATTCTTAGATTTAGATCCAAACAACATCGCAAAAATTGAAGTATTGAAAGGTCTTGCTGCGGCAACTCTTTATGGTTCTCAAGGTAAAAACGGTGTAATCCTTATTACTACTAAAGCAGGTTCTGCAGTTGGTGGCAAAAAGAAAACAGAGATTACTGTTAATCAATCTTACTTTGTTAATGAATTTGCATCATTACCAGATTATCAAGACGAATACGGTAATGGTTTTGATCAAGCATTTGGATGGTTCTTTAGTAATTGGGGACCTAGTTTTGAAGAAAGTGGTCTTTCTGGATGGGGAAGACAATCAGCTATAGATGCAAACGGAACTTTAGAGCACCCTTATAGCACTACTGCGGTAGCTTCGACAAGAGAAGCTTTTCCTGAATTCCAAGGCGCAAGATATGATTGGAAACCTTATGATTCTGTAGAAGATTACTTCAAACCGGGATCAGTAAGCTCTACTTCTGTTAACATTAACGGTGCTTCTGAAGACGGAAACACAACTTTCAATGCAAACTTTGGTTATTTAGACGATGAGTCTTTTATACCTGGTAACGGTTTAACCAGAGCTAACGTATCACTTGGTGGTAGGTCTAAGCTATCAAATAAATTTACTGTTTCTGGTGCTATGAATTATTCTAGAACAGACTACAATTCACCTCCAATTGCGGCGAGTGAAGGTAATGGTACTACAGGTCTTTCCATTTTCGGTAATATTTATTTTACACCTCGTAGTGTTGACTTATTAGGTTTACCATACCAAAACCCAATTGACGGCTCTAGTGTTTACTATAGAAATGGTAACGATATCATTAACCCTCGTTGGACCGCGAACAATGCAAAATATTCTCAATTAACAACTCGTGTTTTCTGGAATGCATCTGTACAATATGACATCAATGATAATCTTAACATGACCTATAGAGCAGGTTTAGATTATTATAACGAAAGAAATGAGCAATACTCAAACAAGGGTGGTGTTGAATTTACAAGTGCTATTTTTGGTTTCTTAAATACATATGATAACAACAATACTATTTGGGACCATTATTTAGCATTAAATGGTAACTACGATTTATCAGAAAAATTAGGTATGTCCTTTAACGTTGGTGCTACCACAAGGTCTACTACTTTTGATCAGTCTGGTGTTGCAAGTACCGGACAAATAGTTTTTGACATCCAAAGACATTTCAATTATGCTAACCAGTCTCCTATTCAGTATACTGAAAAAAGAAACATTGCAGGTCTTTTAGGTCAAGTAACCTTAGACTATGACAACATGTTGTTCTTTACAGCTTCAACAAGAACTGACTGGGTATCTAACCTTACTACTGAAAACAACAGCCAAACGTATCCTAGTGCAAGTGCTTCTTTCTTGCCTACTGCTGCATGGCCTGGCATTAAGTCTGAAAAAGGTCTTAATTTCTTAAAGCTGAGAGCTGGTTTAGGTCAGTCCGCAACTTTCCCAACTGCTTACCCAACCATTAGTGTTGTTGAGCAAAACACACAAGTTTATGGTGAAGGTGGTGAAGTTACAACTAACCAAGTTGCTGGTTTTAAAGCAAATCCTGATTTGAAGCCAGAGCTTCTTTCTGAATTTGAAGTTGGTTTTGAATCTAAATTCTTTAGTAATAGAGTTTCCTTAGATTTCACTTATTTCGACAGAACTACAAAAGATCTTATTGTAAGAGAGCCTCTTTCTCCATCAACAGGATTTACTTTTACACAGAGTAATGTTGGTAAAATTGAAGGTGATGGTATTGAAATTGATTTAGGTGTTGATTGGATCAGAAGTGATGAAGCAAGCGGTTTTAACTGGAATACTAGAGCAAACTTTACTAAAAATAAATTTATTGTAACAGAGCAAGAGCAAGACATTATTATTTATGCTGGTAGTTCAACCTTATCCGTTGGTGGTAATGCGGCAATAAAAGGTGAGCAATTAGGTGTTATTGTAGGCGATGCAATCGCAAGAGATGCTGATGGTAATTTCTTAGTAGATGATGGTGGTGATTATGTAACTACTGAAGTTGATGCTAATGGAAATGTTCCTATTATCGGTAATCCAAACCCTGACTATATCATGAACATTATAAACTCTCTTTCTTACAAGAATTGGAATTTAGGTTTTCAAATTAGTCATACAAAAGGTGGTGACATCGTTTCTAACACAATTGGTACGTTATTAGGTAGAGGTTTAATTACTGAAACTTTAGATAGAGAAAACACTTATATTTTACCTGGTGTTTCTCAAAGTACTGGTGAAGTAAACAACAAGCAGATAAACAATTCTACATACTACTTCAACAATATCTTATTCGGTCCAACTGAATTAAAGGTATATGATGCATCTGTAGTACGTTTACAAGAGCTTTCATTAGGATACACTTTCCCTGCAAAAGCATTAGAGAGAACACCTTTTGGATCTCTAACTATCACTGCTCAAGGATTCAACTTGTGGTATGATGCTTATAACACTCCAGAGGGTGCTAATTTTGATCCTAACATTCAAGGTGCTGGTGTTGGTAACTCTCAAGGTTTTGACTTTATTAACGGTCCAAGTTCTAGAAGATATGGTGTTAGTATTAAAGCATCCTTTTAA
- the rpsL gene encoding 30S ribosomal protein S12 has protein sequence MPTISQLVRIGRETITKKSKSAALDSCPQRRGVCTRVYTTTPKKPNSAMRKVARVRLTNGKEVNAYIPGEGHNLQEHSIVLVRGGRVKDLPGVRYHIVRGALDTAGVAGRTQRRSKYGAKRPKK, from the coding sequence ATGCCAACAATATCACAATTAGTACGAATAGGAAGAGAGACGATTACTAAGAAGAGTAAATCGGCTGCTTTGGATTCGTGTCCTCAAAGAAGGGGTGTTTGTACACGTGTTTATACTACCACGCCTAAGAAACCAAATTCAGCTATGAGAAAAGTAGCAAGGGTAAGGTTGACTAATGGTAAGGAAGTGAATGCTTACATTCCAGGAGAGGGTCACAATCTTCAAGAGCACTCGATAGTATTAGTAAGAGGCGGAAGAGTTAAAGATTTACCAGGAGTTAGGTATCATATTGTACGTGGTGCATTGGACACAGCAGGTGTGGCCGGTAGAACACAACGTAGATCTAAATATGGTGCAAAACGCCCTAAGAAGTAA
- the rpsG gene encoding 30S ribosomal protein S7: MRKRQAKKRPLLPDPRFNDQLVTRFVNMMMWDGKKSVAFGVFYDAIDIVDAKKTDEEKTALELWKDALSNVMPHVEVRSRRVGGATFQIPMQIRPDRKISTAMKWLISYARKRNEKGMAQKLAGEILAAAKEEGAAVKKRVDTHKMAEANKAFSHFRF; this comes from the coding sequence ATGAGAAAAAGACAGGCAAAGAAAAGACCACTTTTACCAGATCCAAGATTTAATGATCAGTTGGTGACACGTTTCGTCAATATGATGATGTGGGATGGTAAAAAATCAGTTGCTTTTGGTGTTTTTTACGATGCAATTGATATCGTAGATGCAAAGAAGACTGATGAAGAGAAGACAGCTTTAGAGCTTTGGAAAGATGCATTAAGTAATGTAATGCCACACGTGGAAGTTAGAAGTAGAAGAGTTGGTGGTGCAACATTTCAAATTCCAATGCAAATTAGACCGGACCGTAAAATATCAACAGCTATGAAGTGGTTGATTAGTTATGCAAGAAAACGTAACGAAAAGGGTATGGCTCAAAAATTGGCTGGAGAGATTTTAGCTGCTGCAAAAGAAGAAGGTGCAGCTGTTAAGAAAAGAGTCGATACGCACAAGATGGCTGAGGCAAACAAAGCATTTTCGCACTTTAGATTCTAA